One segment of Desulfobacterales bacterium DNA contains the following:
- a CDS encoding ABC transporter ATP-binding protein produces MSNQKPILKINNIEVKYHEVILVIKGVSIEVPHGGIVALLGANGAGKSTILKAVSGLLKHEDGEVTDGSIEFMGERIEKMAAEKIAKKGIVQVIEGRRVFEHLTVEQNLKVGAHMKKQGRSIKEGLEMVYTYFPRLREKRNETAGLISGGEQQMTVVGRALMTSPKLILLDEPSMGLAPLLIHEIFNIITRLNEEEKISMLLVEQNAKLALNVAPYAYVLENGRIVMDDTAEKLRQNPDIKDFYLGMTDFGGRKSFRDVKHYKRRKRWLT; encoded by the coding sequence TTGTCAAATCAAAAGCCAATTTTAAAAATAAATAACATCGAGGTCAAGTACCACGAGGTCATTCTGGTGATCAAAGGGGTCTCCATCGAGGTTCCCCATGGCGGCATTGTTGCGCTGCTCGGCGCCAACGGTGCGGGCAAGAGCACGATCCTGAAAGCTGTTTCCGGGCTTTTAAAGCACGAAGACGGAGAAGTCACGGACGGCTCGATAGAGTTCATGGGCGAACGCATCGAAAAGATGGCCGCTGAAAAGATTGCCAAAAAGGGAATCGTGCAGGTGATCGAAGGGCGCCGTGTGTTCGAGCATCTCACCGTTGAGCAGAATTTAAAGGTGGGGGCTCACATGAAAAAGCAAGGGCGATCCATCAAGGAAGGGCTGGAAATGGTATATACCTATTTCCCGCGATTGAGGGAAAAGCGCAACGAAACCGCCGGCCTTATCAGCGGGGGCGAGCAGCAGATGACGGTTGTGGGGCGCGCCCTGATGACCAGTCCCAAGCTGATCCTTCTGGATGAGCCTTCCATGGGCCTGGCGCCGCTCCTGATCCATGAAATTTTCAACATTATCACCCGTCTGAACGAAGAGGAAAAGATCTCGATGTTGTTGGTGGAGCAAAATGCCAAGTTGGCCCTTAACGTGGCGCCTTATGCCTATGTGCTGGAAAACGGGCGCATCGTCATGGATGACACGGCTGAAAAGCTCCGACAGAATCCGGATATCAAGGACTTCTATCTGGGCA